From Aquila chrysaetos chrysaetos chromosome 3, bAquChr1.4, whole genome shotgun sequence, the proteins below share one genomic window:
- the HHATL gene encoding protein-cysteine N-palmitoyltransferase HHAT-like protein isoform X1, producing the protein MGVKTMLPSYELGFYALIVTCAVVYSGSGIFEASRDSMNRKAFRDGIKPGWHYFGRKMDVADFEWVMWFTSFRNVIIFALSGHVLFGKICSMTVPQYRAVMYMLYGILAVLGSMGLVYLMIILSHCLVLYSVALAKQKWLCYAAGLCCLASFKVEPFSSWQSGFVTGAFDLQDVLFYGGSGFTIMRCMSFALESCERKEGIYSIFDLLKYNFYLPFFFFGPVMTFDQFHAQVSTRDLRRKDDEMRNIRVHALLHVGAIIAVDIFFHFFYILTLPSDLKFMNRLSDWSLAGLAYSNLVYDWVKAAVMFGVINTIARLDHLDPPQPPKCITMLYVFAETHFDRGINDWLCKYVYDHIGENHDNIMKELVATIATFAVTTLWLGPCEIVYIWSVFNCFGLNFELWVQKFFQQEPFAKLEAKMSEAMSRRIRAVFGAANFWAIVLYNILALNSLEFALLVTKRLLLTGFPVSTLSIWFITYCGVQLIKERERILAIEEEKCDKAKAD; encoded by the exons ATGGGGGTTAAAACGATGCTCCCCAGCTACGAACTGGGGTTTTACGCTCTCATCGTGACGTGCGCCGTGGTATACAGCGGCAGCGGGATCTTCGAAGCGTCCAGAG ACAGCATGAACAGAAAGGCCTTTCGGGATGGCATAAAGCCGGGCTGGCACTACTTCGGCAGGAAGATG GACGTGGCCGATTTCGAGTGGGTGATGTGGTTCACCTCGTTCAGGAACGTCATCATCTTCGCCCTCTCGGGACACGTCCTCTTCGGCAAGATCTGCTCCATGACGGTACCGCAG TACCGGGCTGTGATGTACATGCTCTACGGGATCTTGGCCGTGCTGGGCAGCATGGGGCTCGTCTACCTGATGATCATCCTCTCCCATTGCCTTGTCCTCTACTCCGTCGCGCTGGCCAAGCAGAAGTGGCTCTGCTACGCGGCCGGGCTCTGCTGTCTCGCCTCCTTCAAGGTGGAGCCATTCAGCTCGTGGCAG AGCGGGTTTGTAACGGGAGCTTTTGATCTTCAAGATGTCCTCTTCTATGGAGGAAGCGGCTTCACCATCATGCGCTGCATGAGCTTTGCACTCGAGAGCTGTGAGAGGAAAGAGGGCATCTACTCCATCTTCGACCTCCTCAAGTACAACTTCTACCTCccattcttcttttttgggCCTGTCATGACATTTGACCAGTTCCATGCCCAG GTGAGCACCCGAGACCTAAGACGCAAAGACGACGAGATGAGGAATATCCGGGTCCATGCCCTCCTCCACGTGGGGGCCATCATTGCTGTGGACATCTTCTTCCACTTCTTCTACATCCTCACCCTCCCTTCCGACCTGAAGTTCATGAACCGCCTCTCGGACTGGTCCTTGG CTGGCCTGGCCTACTCCAATTTGGTGTACGACTGGGTGAAAGCTGCTGTCATGTTTGGGGTCATCAACACCATTGCCAGACTGGACCACTTGGAcccaccccagcccccaaaATGCATCACCATGCTCTACGTCTTTGCAGAAAC GCATTTTGACAGAGGGATTAATGATTGGCTATGCAA GTACGTGTATGATCACATTGGAGAGAACCATGACAACATCATGAAGGAGCTCGTGGCCACCATCGCCACCTTTGCCGTCACCACCCTGTGGCTGGGGCCCTGCGAGATTGTTTACATCTGGTCTGTCTTCAACTGCTTTGGCCTCAACTTTGAGCTCTGGGTGCAGAAGTTCTTCCAGCAGGAGCCCTTTGCCAAACTGGAG GCCAAAATGTCAGAGGCCATGTCTCGGCGGATTAGGGCAGTTTTTGGGGCGGCAAATTTCTGGGCCATCGTCCTCTACAACATCCTAGCCCTCAACAGCCTGGAGTTTGCACTACTGGTGACCAAGAGACTCCTCCTGACAG GTTTCCCTGTCAGCACCTTGTCCATCTGGTTCATCACGTACTGCGGAGTGCAGCTGATCAAAGAGCGTGAGCGCATCCTGGCCATCGAGGAGGAGAAGTGTGACAAAGCAAAGGCGGACTAG
- the HHATL gene encoding protein-cysteine N-palmitoyltransferase HHAT-like protein isoform X2 codes for MNRKAFRDGIKPGWHYFGRKMDVADFEWVMWFTSFRNVIIFALSGHVLFGKICSMTVPQYRAVMYMLYGILAVLGSMGLVYLMIILSHCLVLYSVALAKQKWLCYAAGLCCLASFKVEPFSSWQSGFVTGAFDLQDVLFYGGSGFTIMRCMSFALESCERKEGIYSIFDLLKYNFYLPFFFFGPVMTFDQFHAQVSTRDLRRKDDEMRNIRVHALLHVGAIIAVDIFFHFFYILTLPSDLKFMNRLSDWSLAGLAYSNLVYDWVKAAVMFGVINTIARLDHLDPPQPPKCITMLYVFAETHFDRGINDWLCKYVYDHIGENHDNIMKELVATIATFAVTTLWLGPCEIVYIWSVFNCFGLNFELWVQKFFQQEPFAKLEAKMSEAMSRRIRAVFGAANFWAIVLYNILALNSLEFALLVTKRLLLTGFPVSTLSIWFITYCGVQLIKERERILAIEEEKCDKAKAD; via the exons ATGAACAGAAAGGCCTTTCGGGATGGCATAAAGCCGGGCTGGCACTACTTCGGCAGGAAGATG GACGTGGCCGATTTCGAGTGGGTGATGTGGTTCACCTCGTTCAGGAACGTCATCATCTTCGCCCTCTCGGGACACGTCCTCTTCGGCAAGATCTGCTCCATGACGGTACCGCAG TACCGGGCTGTGATGTACATGCTCTACGGGATCTTGGCCGTGCTGGGCAGCATGGGGCTCGTCTACCTGATGATCATCCTCTCCCATTGCCTTGTCCTCTACTCCGTCGCGCTGGCCAAGCAGAAGTGGCTCTGCTACGCGGCCGGGCTCTGCTGTCTCGCCTCCTTCAAGGTGGAGCCATTCAGCTCGTGGCAG AGCGGGTTTGTAACGGGAGCTTTTGATCTTCAAGATGTCCTCTTCTATGGAGGAAGCGGCTTCACCATCATGCGCTGCATGAGCTTTGCACTCGAGAGCTGTGAGAGGAAAGAGGGCATCTACTCCATCTTCGACCTCCTCAAGTACAACTTCTACCTCccattcttcttttttgggCCTGTCATGACATTTGACCAGTTCCATGCCCAG GTGAGCACCCGAGACCTAAGACGCAAAGACGACGAGATGAGGAATATCCGGGTCCATGCCCTCCTCCACGTGGGGGCCATCATTGCTGTGGACATCTTCTTCCACTTCTTCTACATCCTCACCCTCCCTTCCGACCTGAAGTTCATGAACCGCCTCTCGGACTGGTCCTTGG CTGGCCTGGCCTACTCCAATTTGGTGTACGACTGGGTGAAAGCTGCTGTCATGTTTGGGGTCATCAACACCATTGCCAGACTGGACCACTTGGAcccaccccagcccccaaaATGCATCACCATGCTCTACGTCTTTGCAGAAAC GCATTTTGACAGAGGGATTAATGATTGGCTATGCAA GTACGTGTATGATCACATTGGAGAGAACCATGACAACATCATGAAGGAGCTCGTGGCCACCATCGCCACCTTTGCCGTCACCACCCTGTGGCTGGGGCCCTGCGAGATTGTTTACATCTGGTCTGTCTTCAACTGCTTTGGCCTCAACTTTGAGCTCTGGGTGCAGAAGTTCTTCCAGCAGGAGCCCTTTGCCAAACTGGAG GCCAAAATGTCAGAGGCCATGTCTCGGCGGATTAGGGCAGTTTTTGGGGCGGCAAATTTCTGGGCCATCGTCCTCTACAACATCCTAGCCCTCAACAGCCTGGAGTTTGCACTACTGGTGACCAAGAGACTCCTCCTGACAG GTTTCCCTGTCAGCACCTTGTCCATCTGGTTCATCACGTACTGCGGAGTGCAGCTGATCAAAGAGCGTGAGCGCATCCTGGCCATCGAGGAGGAGAAGTGTGACAAAGCAAAGGCGGACTAG